The sequence below is a genomic window from Marmota flaviventris isolate mMarFla1 chromosome 9, mMarFla1.hap1, whole genome shotgun sequence.
CCCCAGAAATCAGCCTGAAGATGGAGTTGCTAAAGCCAACTTTGTTCCTTTGCAGCACCTGCAGGCCTTGGTAATCTGCTGGCATGGTGGTCCTAGTTTCCCACTAGCAGGTGGGTCACCGATAGGAGAGAAAGTGAGCCATAGAAAAACAGAGCCAAAGATGGGCACAAGAGCCAAAGGAATATCTGAACTGGTCCTCAAGACCGCTGCATGATCCTAGGCCCTGCTTCCTCTCCTTCCAACTCCTCACCTCAGTTCCAGGAAAAGAGGCTCACAGACCTTCCTGTCTCTTTGAAACCTTGTCCACTGGGCTCTCAGTTGGCTGGTATTATACTAAACATGACAAAAATCAGGCCCTTGCTCTATAATCATTAGCCCATTTGAATTCTTCCCTTACTGGAGTGGCTGTAAGAGGAATGTAAGTCTAATTAGAGGCCCAGGGTAATACCAACACTCCAGTCTGGTCCTCTCTATAGGAAACTCACAGCCTCTATAAATTCATTGTTACGTGCTATGTGCCAACCACATGTCAAGCAGTGGTAAAACACTgaccaaaacctaacccctaccTTCTAGTCAGGGCTACAGACATTTCTCCTCTGTGTGCCTCAAAGCTGTGGGAAGGGTGTGCAGAATATCTCTTCCCTACTTCTTGGTTTATGCACACTTTCCACATGCTTTAGGAGGCTCACACGCAGCAGAAGTCTCTGGTCTCTAAGTCTCCATAGCATGGTTACCTGTATCCCAcctcccttatttatttatttatttatttattcaattttgtaccagggattgaacccaggggtttttaaccattgagccacattctcagccctttttatgttttattttgcgACAAGTTCTtggtaaattgcttagggcctcgctaagttgctgaggctggctttgaacttgcaatcctcctgcttcagcctcccaaatcactgagattacaggcgtgcactattGCACCCGGCTACCTGTACCTCTCTTATGATACACCACTTTCAACTTCAATTATGTGTGTCTGTACACATAACAGATTTCCCCCACAAGAACTTATGTTTCTTGAGGGCAAAGATTTTCTTATACATCATTGTATCCCTCAGAGTACCCCCTGAATAGTGCCAGGTACATAATAAGTGCTCAAAAAGTGCCCAGGAAATAGTTTGCTTCATAACATGTAAGTGCTCACATGCTCTACAAATCTTAAGGAAGGAAAGAATCTTCCCCACTATGTGTTGTTGGGCCTTGTGTCCTCCCTAGATACTATGTGGTGTGGTAATGATAAAAACTAGACTACCACTGAAGGAGCAGATACACTGGCCTTGAACATCCAAACGTGGGTAAAGAAGACTCTAGCTTCCCCCACCAGAATCAGCCCATAAAACCATCCTGCCTAGAAGAATGGATTTGCCCAGAAATAAGAAAACGACTTCAGAAATTAGGAAAAGAGCTAGTGGATGCTTTAAGAATATTAGAAATCCGAGACTTGGGATAATGCTTACTATCTGCAAATGCTGGGCTAAAAAAGGCATGTGCATTATCTAGTTTAATCCTTCAAAACCAGAGGTGCTACTGTCATGATCCCCTGTTACACACATGTCCTCATGAGTCTCAAGAGGTGTAACAGCAACCAAGCACAAGTTTCTCTGACTCCGCGTCCCAAGGTGAGATTCTTTCTCAAACCAACCTAGTTCCCTTTCTTCTTGCACATGGTGCTCAGTGAGGAGCAATGAACCCACCATGGGGTAAAGTATCGCCCACTAGAAGATACCCTGGGGTTCATCTGTTTCAAGCCCTTATTTTACAGAGAGGTGAACCTGGGCTCGGCAAGATAAAGGAGTTTTCTTTCCTCTGGGCCACACGGCGCCAGGGGCTGCTCTGCGAGAGCATCGCAATGGATCTGAGGATTTCGGTCCAAGTCCAATTTTACCTGCCGGGAGGCGGGTAACGCGGGAGTGGCACTGAAACCCAGACGGGCTGGGAGTCCCGCGACCACCCACCACAGAGAGGGTTCCAGCCCCAGGCGCCTTGGACGCCTGCCGGACGCTACCTCCACGTGCTCACGCGGCGCGAGCCACCCCCGCCGGCCGCCCGCGCCCGGGCCCGCGCTTCAGTAGTACCTGCCGTCGGCGCGCAGGCCCTCGGAAGGAGGTGACCAGCCCTGGCGCTGGGGCAGTTGCGCTGCGCCGGCGCGAGCCAAGCCCGACGCGGACCGACCCAGGCCCCTGCACCTCAGAACGCAGAGGCCCCAGGAGCCCGCGGACGCCAGGACGCCCGGACGAATACGGGAGGGATGGTTCCGGAAAGCAGGGCAGGACTGGCCTCGCTCCCTCAAGCGCCCCACTATGCCCATCAATGGTCTGCAGACCGGTCCTAGCTCCAGTGCACCTTCGCAGGAGCAACACCCTACCCCAACTCAGACTTGCGCGGCCCGGACTCCAGGGACGAGGTTCCCATGGAAACTATAAGACGCTCTTTGCGCCTGCGCGGGAGCGCTAGGCACGCTGGGAAATGTGGTTTCCACGGCCGCCCCGGGATCGGAGGAATGGACGCAAGGTGGCGCCCGAGCGTTGCGGTTCTGTTGAGCCTGGCTCCCAGGACTGACCCCGGCCGTGGCCGCCGCGGGACAGGCCTTGAAGGTAGTTTCTCGCGCGGTCGGGCTCTGAGGAGTCTAGGGTGCGGGGTAAAGGGGAGGACGCACGGTCTCCTGAACGCCTTTGATTTTGCAGTTTGAAGATGGGGCTCCCCTGGTGCTGGGTGGAGGAGCGGCCGCGTCGAACGTCccgccccagcccagggcctggcagggcTGGACTGACGGAGAAGGTTTTGAAGGTGGAGCTGGCCCAGGATGGACCGGCTGTCCAGGCACCCCAGCTCCTCGTTGCCGCGGGGCTCTTAGGGCTGGGCATCAGGTAGTACCCCAGCACTGGCCGCCCTAGGGCGGTCCTTGGGCAGAACTGTGAGTCGGTGAGTTGACTGTCCAGCCTCCACTCCAGAGTTAGGTCCTGGGATGAGAATCTAGAAACCTGGATCTGATTCAGGCTCCGTTTTTGATTCAGTGTTTAACTCCTCTAAGTCCAGAAACGGTGTTATAAGGCCCTCCGTTTTTTCCTCTGGGATTGTTGCGTGGTGATGACATGGCTGTGTAGGCTGCACGGCTCTCTAAGGACATAAACAGACTTTCCCATtcactgtaaattggtgcaacttCTTGGAAAGATATTAAATGATGactcacaaaatttaaaatgtgcataacCTTTGCTTTAGCAATTCTAGAAATCCATACTACAGATTTAGTGGCTAAGTATGTGGAAAGATGTATATACAGGAGTGATTAATGAGACATTGCTTGAAATGGGATTAAAAAAGTGTTCATCCATAAATAACCGCCTAAATAAATGATGAattccataaaatggaatatttgtggtgatttttaaaatgaggcaaATCTTTATGTGCCAGCGTGGAacttgtaatacaaaaaaaaaaaaattctaagtgcAAAATAGTATGTTAGTATGCTGTcttgttttaaaagaatatacaTACTCATGTATTTGATGGCATAAGCATGGATTGTCTTCGGAGGGCCTCAGCCCTCTATAGGCAACAGCTGTTGCCTATAGAGATAGAAGTGAGGGACCAGAGGACATGGTCAGAGCCTTTACATTTTATATCCTTCTtaactattttttccttcttctttttcttagcaATTTGTGTGAGctttatatatgcatattgttcttaattatttgtattttagtgCAAATAGTTTCCCCTCCAGTCTGTTTCCCAAATGCCAAATTTTACTTAAGAGTCTCGGATTCCAGTGTGTGTTGGGGGCACTGTGCAGTTCATTGAACCCCACTTTTTGATGTGCCCAGGTTGCAGAAGGCTGAGCCTGGCATTGGCTTTTGTCCTGACACTGTAGCGCTACCCATCTGCAACCCCAGGCTAAGACTACTGAAAGAGCAATCTGGTGATACTACTGGTTGAGTGCAGGAAGGTGGGCAGCCCCAGTGTTTGCTCAGCCAGATGGATCATGAATGGAAACTAGCTTATCCACCTTGTGACCTGAGGCATGCCACCCAGACAGGTGCAAATGATTCCTCTTCTGTAGAGCACACAGAGACTGAATTCTAGCTATGGGTAAATGGCATTAATTGTTAACAAAAATCTAGTGGGGAGGGGTTCTTAGAGCTAAAAGTCTAATCCCTTTGTTTTACAGAAAGAAGCAGAGACTTAAGGTGAAATAACTTGGAATTGTGAAGCCAGAGCTGGAGTCCAAGTCTCCTGCCCCACAgtgctttagggttagagtagtcTGGGCATCCCCCAGGGGCTGGGAGATTCATTTGTAAAGCTTGGTACATGGTCTCAATGAGTGTGATGACGTTCATTGCCAGCTCCTATCTCTGAGCCCTGGTTTGAACAAAGGAATTGAGTACTACCTCCTTCCCCCAACAGTGTAGTATATCGTGGGGCACCTGAGAGAATGATCTTGGGAAGAGACAAAAATGACCAAGATGGAAGCATTGACTCTTCTTAAACAGTAGAAGAACCTCTAGGCAGAAGGAGTAGGGTCACCAAACATCCTTCTCTGGCATTTATTAGTTGGCTTGGAAAATCAGGCTCTTTTTCATTGTAGGAGAAAGGTGATtctttcgtttgtttgttttattatttatttatttatttttggtactagggattgaattcagggacacttgaccactgagccacatccccagccctgttttgtattttatttagagacacagtctcactgagttgcttagcatctcgcttttgctgaggctggctttgaacttgagatcctcctgcctcacctcctgagatgctgggattacaggcatgcatcactgtgcctggcttatttatttttatgtggtgctaaggatggaacccggtgcctcacatgcgctaggcaagcgttctgccattgagctacaaccccagtcccataaGGGTGATTCTTGGAACCATAAATATGCTCAAGAACTGGCATCAAGTGTCCAAAAGGAGTTTTAGCTTTTGGAATAGGTTGGTCTTGCCCAAATAGGCAGTAGCATCTtccatttcttcatatataattCCCTTCAGCTGTCCCAACAGAGCCAAATGCCTGCTCCCCGTGTAGACTTGTTCTCCCGTGAGGGAGCCTGCATGGCCAACATTTACCCAGGCCCTGCCCTAGAGAGGAGGGAAATAGCACTTGTCATCCCTCCTCTCCATTTTAACTCCCACTCCACCCCCAAATATACCACTTGCCCAAACTGAGCTGTCACAGGACACCTGGGAACAGTGACAAAACTGGAAGGAGTAGGAGAGGCCAACCACCTCCTTTTAGAAACAGAGAAGGATCTGAGTGAAAGACAGATGGCTTTATCATCAAATGTAAAATCACAatgtgaaaaatttttttttatttctcagtacAAAGTCAGATACTATAAGACTGAAAAACTGGCCAGAGGCCACAAAGGACAGAAGGCGGGTCTTTGGCCTGATCCCCCAAGAACCACTGAGGGCCATGGGAGGACTGGGGGCAGCAGCAGGCCAGTTGTGAAGTGTGTGAAGTTGACCTGCCAGCTCCCTCAgagcctctggggctggggattgaggGTCCTTTCTGCCTTTGGGGACCACTGGTTCCATGACAGTGGGTGAGGGTGGAAGGACCAGGATGGGATGTACAGGAGTTGAGATGGGGCCTGAGCCAGAAAATTTGCCCTAAAAGCTCTCTTTTTGATTCCGTGACTGCAAGTGAATATTTTAGGGAGCGTTGAGAATGAAACTAGGGTGCCCTCCCCAAGGCACCTTCATTCACTCTACCCACACCCCAGTAGAAAGTTTTGAGCTCTTGCCGGGCTCGGTGGtgcaacctgtaatcccagtggctcgagaggctgaggcaggaggatcacaagttcaaagccaacctcagcaatggcgaagCGCTAGGCAACTctggaagaccctgtctctaaataaaattcaaaacagggctggggatgtggctcagtggtcgagtgcccctgagttcaatcccgataccaaaaaaaagaaaaaagaaaaaagaaagttttgagCCCTTGACAGGTGGTTTGAGATTTAAGGCTGTAGGAGGTGCTGTAGTGACAGGGTCTGGGTGGTCCTGCCAGGAGGAGCTCAAGGGAGTGTGTGCGGGCCACAGGTGTGAGGGGTGCTTGCTGAGGGCAGTGGATCAGTTTCTCTGTTTAAAGCCTAAGGGGAGAAGGCGTGTGTGAGGTCAGGCCTCGCCCTCCGCTCTGCTTTCGTCCACACTGGCCTGCCTCACCACCTTCCGAAGCCTAGGTGTGGAGGATATTCCAACCTTCGgcccctgctcctgctcctgctcctggaaGGCCCGCGTCCGGCTGGCTACGAGGGCAGCGCTCTGGAGGGCAACCACAGACTGGCGAGACTTCAGGGCAGGCCAAGACCCCTTTTGGGCCTGCCGGCCTCCCTTAGCCCTTGAGAGCTGAGGGGAGCGCCCCAGAGGCTCTTCATCTGAAGACTCATGGGAGGAAAAAACCTGGAAGGGTGAAGGATAGGAAGAGCCATTGGGAGGCCAGAGCCAGGAAAAAGGTAGGTGCAGGATGTTTGTCAAGTGAATACAGAGAAATCGAGCTATTCTCAGGCCCTTGCCCTCACCTAATTGCAGCTTTCTTCTGGCTCCTAGAAGCTCTCTCCTCACTGCCCTGCACCCGCCACCGGGGTTCACCAgcctctcctcccacctctctttgTATAGTCGGCCTAGTGGGCCACAGAAGGAACTCGGTGCCAGGCCCCGAACTAGGCTGTGTAGACACATGGGTCTGGGTTCCTGGTGAGAATGCCAGCCTTCGGCAATGCCCACACCCATCCGTCAACCTCAGTGCTTCCCTATTGGTCCATGCAAATGCTCCTGCACTCCACAGACTCTCTTTCCTCTGGGTCAACCATCTGACCTTGAGTCACTGTTGGGCCTGATTTCCTCAGGCAAGGATCAGCTTCCAGTCCTAGCTTAGTGCCCTAAAGCACTTAGCACACAGGGTTCTTCCTCACTCAGTCATAATTGGGCCCTGTGACTGCTAAAGCCCTCTCCACCCCATCCTCCATCGCAAGGCTCCTCGGGTTTGGGAGACCATATTACCCATCCCACCTAGGGCAAGCAAGATATGTCTCCAGGACCAAAAGCTGGCTGTGACACTCAGGGGCTGAGGAAGATGCTCATTCCACAGCTGGAAGCCAAGCCCCTTAGAAAGCAGGTCCATTTGTCAGGCTGCGTGACCTGGAATGGGCTGGCTTGGCCCTGCTTCTTGATTGTTCTGCAGCTCCCAAGACCTCACCTGCCCTCACTAAGTCTCCTCAACTGCTCAGAAGGGGGAAGGGAGATGCCCAGGATGTGGTACCCATCCTTGGGGAGCTTGGGGGATAGACTTCTCTGGTGGTGAGAGGTACTAGGTGGACAAACTAGAGTAAGCAAGGACCAGGCACCCGAGATCCCCCTGCTCAGGGCCTAAAGCCAAGAACTAGTGCTGGTCttcccccatccctcctcctcctcatggcCCCCACCACTACAGATGGAACCCCAACCCAGCCTCACCTCTGGGAGGTCACTGGCCTCGGAGGCACCCTCCAACTCTGTGGAGGGCTCCAGAAGACTGATGGACCGCATGACCCCGCGGAGGTTGATGCGCGGCCGCAGCCCTGGCTCTTCTTTTGGGGCTGCCTGGCTTTCCTCCAAGCCCATAGCTTTAACTACCCCACTGCCCCCTGGTTCTGGTGGAAGAGGTGGGAATGGTGTAGAGACTTCGGGGGCCGAGGGCTCCTCTGGGGAGCCCCCACCCACTTTCTGTTCCCAGACGTGGCTCTGCCGGCTGTGAGGAGGTGGCCTTGAGTCAGCCTTGAGTGGCCCAGCAGCCATTCCCAGCATCCACACCATCCCTCCTTGTCCCCCGTCTATACCTGGCAGTCAGGATACCCTGGTAGGTCTGTAGTTGGCGCAGAAAGCCAGGGTTGGGCCGGACAATGGGCCGGAGCTCCTGCACGTGGAGCAGAGCCTGCTCCAGGCTCCAGCCGTACTGCTTCATGGCGTAGGCCAGCACCGTGGCCGCCGAGCGGCTGACACCCATCTTGCAGTGGACCAGCACCCGGGTGCCCTGTGCTCTGAAGAGGGGGGGATATGGTTagtccccagcccttcctcaccTGAGGGGCCCTGCAGCGTGGGGAGAGGGGCAGGTAGGGGCTTCTGACCCAGCAGAAATGGGGCTGGAGTAGGACACAGAGCTGAGGGCAGAATGGGCAGGAGGAAGACACTGGGTCTGCCAGAAGCCGGGGCCAGCTAGTGAGACTGGGACTGGGCCGCTGGAGCCAGGAAGAACTGACCTCGCAGCCTCAATGAAGCGGTGTGTCTCTTTCCAGTGGGGCAGCAGCTGCGCTGACTCCTCATCCCAGAGGCGCACATTGTGGTAGGTGAAGCGCTCAGGGTAGAAGTTGTCAATCTCTCGGGCCATGTTCAAGATGTGGCTGACCCTGTACCAAAGGGCCCAAGGCCAGGCTGACATGGACACCAGGCACCAGGCCCACTGGCCACCAGACCCAGCAGACCTTGGGTGTTTCTTGTTTAGTTCTGGGCTCTGAAAGTCAGGTGGTGCAGCGCTCCTGGTGGGAAGAGAGCTGAACCTGCTGGCAGATGACTGACCACGAGCACATCGTTCTACCTTGTTGGCCTCGAGTTTCCCCAGCTGGTCCAGGTGGCTGAGGTCACTACAGCAGTAACCCTTCCATTACTCTCGGAATTTAGAGCCCATCTTTTGAACTAAGTTGAGATTGGGTAGCTCTGCAGCAGCAAGTGACAGGGACTTTAGCAGGTCTCCCAGAAACCCGTGCACAGAGCAGGCAATCAGGTCCCCACTGGAAAGGAGGgatttccttctctctgaagaCATGGGCAGGTGTGCAGAAGCCATTTCCTGCTTGGAAAAGGTGGTCCATGGCAGTGCAGGCCGCTGCCCTCCTCTTGGCATGGTTCTACAGATAGGGGCCAGTAGCTGGCCAGTGGGGCAGTAAGATTGCCATCCATCCCGAGAGCCCATGCAAGGGCAACAGCGTCGGGTGGGGCTGGAAGCAGAGCCAGCGGGTGCGAAGAGTGGTCACGGGCTTCTACAGCTGGCTAGGCCATTCCCTAAGCGGATGCCGAGAGAAGGGGTCCTGAGAGGACCGGAGCCCACCTGTTTCTCTGTAGCTCCTCCAGGTTGGCCGCGTTCCACTCAGAGCCCTGTGGAGTGGAGAGAAGCACCAGGCTCCCTTGCCTGTCTATGCCTCTGAGCAGCAGCCACTGGGGTCTTGTAGCCCACCCCTGCAGCCTTTGCTCACCAGGTAGAGGTGGGGGAAGATGCGGGAAGCCCTGTCTTGCTGGGCCATGAGCAGCAGCATCTGGTTATCAATGAAGTCCCGGTACTGCTGGAGAGGGCATCCTAGGCGCAGCTCCAGGGCCTGGCGGATCTGTGGGCAGCACCCAGAGGAGGAGAACTTCCTGACAcacgccccctccccccatctgGGGCCTCTGAGGACAGTACCCTTCCCATCTAGACAGCTGAGACCATGACTGGGTTGAGGCCAGGGTATGGGGGAGGGGACGGTTCAGAACTGGAGGGCAGCAGGTGGGAAGGGCTCCAGGGAGAGGCAAGCCCCGGGCCCCACCCACCCTGCCCACCTCTTTGGAAGTGATGCTCTCCAGGTCACTGGTGTCCAGCACCTCCCACAGCTCAGCCCGGATCGCCTGCTCCATCTGCTCCTGCTCTGAGGGCCTGGGAGCAGAACCCCTCAGTTAGAGGGCCCTCCACCTTTtccttcctgcccttccccctggCCCTCCTCCCTGCACTGACTGGCCAGGCTCTACGCTGGGAGGTCGCAGGGACTCCAGGTCAGCCATAGCCATCCACTCGTTGAGGCAGCTCTGGTCAGAGTTCAGTCTCTCCTGGTAGTGGGCAGCCCAGGCGAGGGCACTGCCACCGGGTATGAGGCCACTGCCCAGAGCCACCTCACATGCCTGGTGCAACACCTGGAGCGTGGCCCTGGGACAGGAGAAGAGTCTGGGTCACACTGCCTTCCCTGCAGCCATCTCCCAAGGATAAGAGGCCGCCCTGGGGCTCAGCCACTGCAACACTTACCACATGGTCTGGATGGAGATGGGCTTGAAGATTCGGCTCTGCCCACCGGATGTCACACTGAAGCCACTGAGGAGATGAGGTGAGGGTGGAGTCAAACTCCAACTCAGACAGAGAACCTACCCATTTGTCAGATGTGGGagtctgaggcccagagaaattAGGTGACTTGCCCAGGATCACACAGTGAATTTGAGGTAGAGGTAAGAGTAGGCCCCAGACCTCAATCCAGGTCTGCTATTGCCCTAGTCTCTCCCCACCCGCCTCTCCAGTTGCCATGGCTTACCCATCTCCATCTAGGTACACCTGGGTGTCACTCCAGAGGGGCAAGACCAGACCTAGGGTGCAGCAGGGGGAGCtggcagggacagagagagagatccatAGTCCCTAGCACCTCACCTCTTTGGcccatcccttcctctccctgctcccaccTGCTGTCAGGGAAGTCCACCCCCAGGAGGACTGTCTCCTCCTGGCTCAGGCATTCTCTTGTGGAAACCACCAGCAGATAGCGGAGTCGCAGAGGCCGGGCTGCCTCCAGCTGGGCTGCCTGGGGAAGATGGAAGAAGTCCCAAATCACAGTGTCCTTGGGGACCCTACTCTGCCACCCCATTTGGATATACCCCAATCCAGAACAGCCCTGCTGGACCCTGTgtctcccactcccacccccagttCCCAGGTTTAAGACCAGTGCCTAGGATCCAGAGTGGTTCCCAACTTGTGGATTTCACAGTCCACTGAAATGTTTAAAAGGTTtgcactcttcctctgagccacaaccccagcctcaaaaGGTTTTTTCTTGAAAGGAGACTATGTGGGGATAAAAAGGGGGAAGGGGCCAGgtatgtgtaatcccagcaacttgggaggctgaggcatgaggatcacaagtttgaggccagcatcaatAATTTAATGAGcctgtaagcaacttagcaagaccctatttcaaaattttaaaacaaggggctggggatgtggctcagttgtaaagtgcccccaggttcaatccctagtaccaaaaaaaaaaaaaaaaaaagaaaaagaaaaagaatgggggAGAAATGGGACTGACAGGTGGCCCAGTTTTTGGTTTTGCCTAGAAAGGCGATTTTATAAAAACCCTACGTGAGGccataggttcaattcccagcaccacatacaaaaagaaCTCTTAAGGGCCTAATCTCATGGCCTGAACTCCTGTTTGAAATCCAGCTTTACAAAAGACTGCATCttgtttttcacattttgctACTGATGTGTTTGCAGTCTTTGAGGGCTGGCTCTCAGCCTCCCTGGACATGGAGGACGCCCTGAGCACTTCTGGGTTACTCATGTCATCAGGAAGTCTCCCTCCCCTGACTCCCACCTCATGGACCTAATTTGGCATTCATGCAGGACAAGCCTCCGAGTCCTTCACAGCCCTCCAGAGACCGGCAGCCATGACCTCGGCCTGTTAAAATGTCAGTAGCTGAAATAGCAGGGTCCTCAGGACTCAGTAACTCCTCCACTGCTCGGGGTGCCCCCATCAGACACATGGGCTCCACCCCCTCCCCATGTGGGCTATGGATGGCTCCTCACCAGGCGGATGTCATCCTGTGGCCTCAGCAACTCCACCATGAGGTGCAAGTGCTGCCTCTGCTCCTGTTTCTGGGGCCCTTGCCCGTTGTCTGTCTGGTCCCCAAGAGGCTGCTCTTCATCCTGAGGTTCCTCCGCTGGCTCAGAGCCGGCCTCGGCTGCATTACCACTGTCCTTCCCGTCCTGCAGTCCCAGGAGAGCCCCACGCAGCACGGCAAAGCTCTGCCTGACAGGGTTGTGGGGATCATTATGGCCCCAGGGTTCTCAAACTTCAGGGGTGTCCGAATTCCTGGAGAGCTTCTTGAAGTGGATTGTGGGCCCCCTCCCCAGAGAGTCCTTAGGACTGGATTGGAGGTGCGAGAGCTTTCTGACTGGCCCTGGTGACGGCCAGCCTGGAGAACCAGCCTCAGCCCTTGAGCCCCTCTTCACCTGGAGCAGGGATGGGCTGCTCCTTTCCCTTCTCACCTGCCCGGTGGAGAGAGGTGTAAACTTGGTGGGGGACCCAGGAGTCAGGTCCTGCCACCTCAACCTGCCCTTTGGCACTAGCCCAAGCCAAAGACTGGGGCAGTGGGTGAAGGATGGCAAAGGAGTGCCAGATGACTCTCCTTGAAGGAGGGAGATGGAAGCCAAGGTAGCCCTATGCATCTGTCCCAAGCCGATCAGGCCCTGGAGCCAAGGCACATAAGCACTAGAGTTTGGCTGCAAATTCTCCAGGGAGAGTTCTGTCCCTGACACCTGGAGTCCAGGATGGCCCCAGGCTGGATAGAGGCGTCTGTGTCCAGGGAAAGATGCTCACCTGCGCTGGAGCTGGCTTCTGTGCCTTGCAGCCCGGTCCTGCTGAGAAAGGAGCCCCAGGAGAGCGTGAGGGTCAGGGCgactctccttccctcccttctcagagtgggggtgtgtgtgggggttacCCTGCGTTCCTTGGGGGTGCCAAGAGAAAAGGTGTCAGATGTCAATtctcttcccaggcccctccctgCGGGGAGGTACTGTGGAAGTCCAAGTTCAAGTACAGCGGGGCGGCTGGGCTGGGGAATGCCGAGGTGTGCGAAGGGATAGCCCGGCTCTGGGCCTCGGCAACTGGGCTGGCGCTCAGGACTCGGGATCTTGCTTGGTGGGGTTCCTGGGAGCCTCAGGACCCCCAGCCCCTTCGAGTCTGAGGCTCGAGGTTTCCCCCGCCCACCCCCTGGAGTAGGAGGAGGCTGCTGCGGGCAGGACGCACGCCCCCAGGCCAGCTGGCAGCCAACTGCGTGGGCAGCACCAAACCAGACTCACCGTGGGCCCCACAGGCGTGGAGTGGCCGCTGGCCGGGGGCGAGCGGCTCACTGTCACCAGGGCCATGGACTCAGGCCCGGGACACCTGGGCGAGCCCCAGGCACGACCTCCTCTCACAGCCTCACGGATAGTCCCTGCCCCGCAGGACCAGGAAGGAGAGACTGGAGCCACCAGGGCCTGGCACCTCCTCAGGGGCGGCCCTTAAAGGGCCAGACTCTAGTCCAGCTGGGCTTGCAGAGCCGGTACTGAGTCGCCACGGTTCCCTCCCCTCCGGTCTCCTCAGTGAGGCCCGCCTCGCCCCGCCCCATCCACGGTGGGGGTGGGGCCGGAGGTGGGGCGCAGGTAGCATTGCCCCTACCTTAACTCACTCCTGCGTTGGGTGGTTCCTACCAGGAAGCgctcctgcccctgcctgggCCTGCCCCTACCCCTGCCTGGGTCCGGCCCCTGCCTGGGCCCACCCCTGCCAGGGACCTCGGTGCTCCGCCCAGTTAGATCACCTGAGCCCTTTTAGGCCAAGTCCTAGGGAGGCAGGGGATGGGGATCAAGCACGGTGAGCCTTAAGTCGAGGAATTCCACCCCAATAAACCTTCTTTCTGCTTGGCCTTCACGCCATGGATTTTGGGAGGCGCAAGTTTGCAGAGAAATGCGGTTGGACTGTAGAAATCGCCCACGAAGCTCTAGGCAATTTGTCAGTTCCGACTTGGGGTCGAATGGGGCAGAGTTAAGCCTGGT
It includes:
- the Ssh3 gene encoding protein phosphatase Slingshot homolog 3 isoform X1, whose protein sequence is MALVTVSRSPPASGHSTPVGPTQDRAARHRSQLQRRQSFAVLRGALLGLQDGKDSGNAAEAGSEPAEEPQDEEQPLGDQTDNGQGPQKQEQRQHLHLMVELLRPQDDIRLAAQLEAARPLRLRYLLVVSTRECLSQEETVLLGVDFPDSSSPCCTLGLVLPLWSDTQVYLDGDGGFSVTSGGQSRIFKPISIQTMWATLQVLHQACEVALGSGLIPGGSALAWAAHYQERLNSDQSCLNEWMAMADLESLRPPSVEPGQPSEQEQMEQAIRAELWEVLDTSDLESITSKEIRQALELRLGCPLQQYRDFIDNQMLLLMAQQDRASRIFPHLYLGSEWNAANLEELQRNRVSHILNMAREIDNFYPERFTYHNVRLWDEESAQLLPHWKETHRFIEAARAQGTRVLVHCKMGVSRSAATVLAYAMKQYGWSLEQALLHVQELRPIVRPNPGFLRQLQTYQGILTASRQSHVWEQKVGGGSPEEPSAPEVSTPFPPLPPEPGGSGVVKAMGLEESQAAPKEEPGLRPRINLRGVMRSISLLEPSTELEGASEASDLPEVFSSHESSDEEPLGRSPQLSRAKGGRQAQKGSWPALKSRQSVVALQSAALVASRTRAFQEQEQEQGPKVGISSTPRLRKVVRQASVDESRAEGEA
- the Ssh3 gene encoding protein phosphatase Slingshot homolog 3 isoform X2, which codes for MALVTVSRSPPASGHSTPVGPTDRAARHRSQLQRRQSFAVLRGALLGLQDGKDSGNAAEAGSEPAEEPQDEEQPLGDQTDNGQGPQKQEQRQHLHLMVELLRPQDDIRLAAQLEAARPLRLRYLLVVSTRECLSQEETVLLGVDFPDSSSPCCTLGLVLPLWSDTQVYLDGDGGFSVTSGGQSRIFKPISIQTMWATLQVLHQACEVALGSGLIPGGSALAWAAHYQERLNSDQSCLNEWMAMADLESLRPPSVEPGQPSEQEQMEQAIRAELWEVLDTSDLESITSKEIRQALELRLGCPLQQYRDFIDNQMLLLMAQQDRASRIFPHLYLGSEWNAANLEELQRNRVSHILNMAREIDNFYPERFTYHNVRLWDEESAQLLPHWKETHRFIEAARAQGTRVLVHCKMGVSRSAATVLAYAMKQYGWSLEQALLHVQELRPIVRPNPGFLRQLQTYQGILTASRQSHVWEQKVGGGSPEEPSAPEVSTPFPPLPPEPGGSGVVKAMGLEESQAAPKEEPGLRPRINLRGVMRSISLLEPSTELEGASEASDLPEVFSSHESSDEEPLGRSPQLSRAKGGRQAQKGSWPALKSRQSVVALQSAALVASRTRAFQEQEQEQGPKVGISSTPRLRKVVRQASVDESRAEGEA